The DNA sequence AAGTAGAAATGACAGTCAATGTAATGAGAGCCTGAATGTGTGAAAGGGTAACTTCTAAAACCACAAAACTGAAATCTGAGAATATAGACTGCACTATTGAAAAGTAAACGTTATATGTTCTGTATTATGAGATTTTCATGTTTTActttatgatgatgatgacttTAGAGATCTATGTGTTTTTATCAATGCATTTTATCTTTGTAAATACCCATGAATTTCAGTGATTATTTGACTACCATGTGGGATAGCCTTAATTAAGTGAAGTAGGTCTATATCCAGTGTTGTAGAGACTGACAGGCTCTTCTGCTCTTCCCTCTCCCCAGGTACACTGACAGTGGAGCAAATCTACCAGGACAGGGACAAGTTTGCCCAGCTGGTGCGGGAGGTGGCAGCACCTGACGTGGGCAGGATGGGCATTGAGATCCTCAGCTTCACTATCAAGGTGAGTCAATTGGTGGTGCCATGAAGTGTGGAGGGTAAATGCAGTTAAACACacgtttttatttttatgtttttgttttattggTGTGTTTTATCCTATGGCATTTAATGGATGATGTAAACCTGTTGATTGGGAGGTGACTCCACTTAACTAGTCTTCACCGTTGTTGATTAGGATTGAGTAATGGATTATTAGTAGTTCTAATAGCTGTGAGTTAGCCTAGACTGTCACAGTCCCCGTCAATGAGATCCACTTTTTATTATCAGCTTGTCGTGTCTCTAGTATGGTTAAATGAGATTACATGCTATTTTCAAATCAATTCCCTATgtataattattattacgtgattaagctaatcatgtaaacttaattaactaggaagttggagCACCACTGAAGCATTAGTTTATATAGAGCGGCTATCTCCCGAATCCACTCTTAAAGATCTGAAgatcttttatatcaatagcaaTCAATCATTAATTATTCTTTACAttatcagtctcatctgaacgttGTAAAATTATTGGTTATCGTCACGAACACTAGCATAAATtatgaatcagcgatatacaaattggcattaattatttactaactaatcaaatcacagaaatacataacaaacagtagatattgttTACTAACAATGATAGGAAAGTCCCTAGTGGGTAAAGCCGATATGACAGTTTGGTAGACAAAAGGGAAGGGTGAGACTGAGAGCAGGAAAGACAAAATAGATTAATTACACAGTATACatttatattaattgaaatgctaatccttgcACATGAACGGCTGCTCATTCGAGAATAATTGCAAGTATATATTTACGCCGGTATGtcgttgttgtcttctctgttggaatccggTCCGTCTGCTGTAGAGTTCATCAGAGTCTCTCTGGTTGCGTTTCCCTGAAGATTAAAGTATTTTGTggttgttagaatggatactaaAGAGTACCATTCGGGAATGTTttcatagaatagatgtttcggcggttgttggTATTCTCGTTCTAGGTTTACATCATTTTTAGCTGCGGACTAGTAATTATacatctaagatttgctcttattctgtagggatcgatagtctcagagtttaactaTTCCCAGccatgtagccaatgctccatgtGGTATAGTCCTGTCCTTTGGTAGAGTTGTAGTTTAAACCACTTCACACACCAGCATCTCTAAGACATGTTTTGGTCTTAGAGATTCAGCCATTTGCAACCTTAGCTCACGCTGGGGTTTGCTTAGTCTGATGTGAATTTCATCAGGAGTTGGTTTTATACGTAACAGTAGAAAAGGGCGGTCCATGGCGCGTAATGTGATGTCTAGGCTCATGGGGGTGTGGCTACTGACTAGTTCATCTTTAGATGTTAACCTGGCAGCTGGGAAATATACACTTTAAGAGATAccgttatgtgtgtttcctgttctTCATGAGATcatcaaatgaaacacactcgtcatAACTGTCCTTTAAGTGTCCACGGATTATTCTTAAAAGTAGCAATATGGTTTAATTCTCTCATTTTGGGGATTAGGAGTTTGGCCAAGTCTCTGTTCTGGGAGACACTCTCCCTCAATACTGCATGGTAGTTTCTACCCGGTATTTACAACCGGAGGTGATAAACCTGGGTTAGGAGATAGTGTGAGAGAGGGTAGAAGCCATAATCTacacccagaaagggccacgtcatgacaagCTCTTTACTGCAAGTGCGCCAATCAATTAGATGTTATTACGTGTTGATGTTGgacattttatttacatttttgttcccTCAAGTAAGTCTGGTAGTGTATGGTAATCTGagctactgtgtgtgtgggttgtagGATGTCTATGATAAAGTGGACTACCTGAGCTCACTGGGGAAGACTCAGACAGCAGCAGTCCAGAGGGATGCAGACATCGGTGTGGCAGAGGCAGAAAGGGATGCTGGGATAAGAGTAAGATTCAATTCAATAAATGTAATAATTCCAGAGGGGCAATTATTTCTAGGGTTATGTTTGTCTGTATTAATGTACATACATTTCATTTGAAAGGTTTGTAAGTTCATTTTATTAATttccccttttcctctcctcatacgtttctctctcctcatcctttcgccctctctatctctctcatgtacattcaaatctctctctctctctttcattgtctcgttctctctctcgttgtctctctctctctcaccaggaAGCAGAGTGCAAGAAGGAGATGATGGATGTCAAGTTCCTGGCTGACACAAAGATGGCAGACTCCAAACGAGAACTTGAACTGCAGAAGGCTGCTTTCAACCAAGAAGTCAACACCAAGGTCTGCATGAAATCCATACTCCACTTTTGAATGTCAGTTAAATGAGTACAGTGCGATAGAAATTCCAGTCTACTAAATTATTCTATGATGTTGGTCCATCTGAGTCTAAATTATCAGTAGGCGTTAGTAATTTAGTAAATGCGACATTTTACGCGATCAGAGAGCCCGGAATTAACATTAAATATAGCCCTAAGCAGCCAAACGCTCCCTCCAGCCAACCTCAACATTAAAAACTCCTCTATCAacatgatcctgtctctctgtctgtgtgcttcAACATGGACGTCTtggtcatgtctctctctgtccctgtgtctcCAGAAAGCGGAAGCCCAGCTGGCCTATGAGCTGCAGGCAGCTAAAGAACAGCAGAAGATCAGGCTGGAGGAGATGGAGATTGAGGTGGTTCAGAGGAAGAAGCAGATCACCATTGAGGAGAAGGAGATTTTCCGCACAGAGAAGGAGCTCATCGCCATGGTGAAGAGGCCTGCCGAGGCAGAGGCATACAAGATGCAACAGCTGGCTGAGGGACAGAAGTGGGAACAGCTTTTATATCATAACAGAGCATATCCACAGTACCGTTATACGCTTACCTAGCTGTAACATACAAACTGTCGTTCAGTAGTGATTCCACTCAACTTTATGTGCATTGTCTTCTATCACAAAAACATTTTCTACACATGTAGATTGGTAGCACTTCATTTAACTGTGAAAAAAGGTTGTTTTTTAACAAGTTAGCAGTTAAATGGTAATTACACAATAATAGCATATgaattaaattgtttattttggAAAACAATCTAGTTTCCCAGTTGTTCTGATACAAGTGTGTTGTGTCTTTCAGGATGAAGAAGGTTCTGACGGCCCAGGCAGAGGCAGAGAAGATCCGGAGAATAGGCGAGGCAGAGGCTGGCTCCATTGAGGCTATAGGGAAGGCTGAGGCTGAGAAGATGAGACTGAAGGCTGAGGCTTACCAGCAGTATGGAGAGGCAGCCAAGACTGCTCTTGTCCTGGAGGCCCTGCCCAAGGTAACAGACTATGGAATTAATTGGTTGTTTTAAATGCAGTGTATTCATGCGTGCATTCGAATGGTTTAGATTTGATCAAATTAAATCACTACTGCCTTGACGAGACCTTCATACAGATGTATTCATATTGAGGTAGTAATGTGTAGATGTACAGTAGACATACTCATTAACATGCCCCCAGATAAACCTAGTAACATTGATACTAATAAAGCAGTAATAAACAGTTATAATCTAGTAACCGTAATAATGCCCGATGTTTGATTTTTTATTTCTGACTGGACAAAGTACAGTAGTATCAGTCATCAGCCAGTAGTTATCTACGGTATCCTTGTCAGCCAGTGTTAAGAGGTGGTAGCCTGCATGTATAAGTGTCAGATTACACCATCTTAAAGTGACTCAGAAGTCCGATGATTTGTTGATGGAATATGCCATTATATACCATAAATGTGTCTTGTGATGTGAGCACAATAAAAACATCTCAATGTGCCCGAATCTTCCTAGATTGCAGCCAAGGTGGCGGCGCCGCTGGCCAGGACCAATGAGATAGTAATCCTGAGCGGGGAGGGAAACCATGTGACGGGGGAAGTGAACCGCCTCCTGGCTGAACTTCCTGTGTCTGTCAACGCCCTCACAGGAATTGACCTATCAAAGGTAATTAGGGGCTGGACAGGAAGTGGAACTTCACTTAGCGTCAGTATAGTATTGTTCACCAGACATGCATGGTGAAAATGGTAGGTAAAACAGATTAGTGagtccatagaaatataattacacCCATCATGGAACGTTGACTTGTATAGAGTGGTAATGTCTGTTCTAATAATTCTAATTCTATGAATTAGCCAATATGTCCTACAGAATCTTATTGGTGCTGCTGGATTTGTTCAAACCTACATGCAATTTTTCAGAAGTAGTGAAATGAAACGTTAGCATACAATATCTCTTTCTAGCctaaattgattttttttgttcCCTATTCAACAGATCCCACTACTGCAGAGGATGACTGATGCTCAGGCCTGAAAACAATCTTTCCCTTCTACTCTCTGTTTTATGCACTCTCATAGACTGCCTTCAATACCCttgaaattattatttatttattaaatatgaACAAGTGGATTTTTTTAAACCTCTGGTGCCTTAATTTCTACAGGACCAGAATATCTGCATGTACCGCTGCTCCTTTATATACTCTATGTATCTTTTGAGTTCACTACTTTTTGAATCATGAAGCTTTTTACAATAAGTAGATCGCATGACATTGTTATCATTTAGCATGAACTGAGCCTTTTTGATTTTACTCATAAACCTCTCTAGTCTCTACCTTACCATATCATGTCAGTGAACAGCTGTCAAGAAGAgatgattttctatgattttctttCAAAGTTGTAACTCACCGTGCCTATTATATACTTCATTATTACTCAGTAATTATCTCTTCTTGCTCTCATGTGACTATTTTATAGATGATGGAAGTTACTGTACTCTAATGTATATAACTTTTAATTTAACTGATTTAATTTGTGTCCTTTATGATGAGTTATGGGTTTTCACAATCAGGTGACAAGTTGTATCAAGTGCTACATGAAACAAGGTGCTCACTGCTTACTATCCTCAAATAATTTATTTAGGTTTCTACTTTGTCAAAACTCTGGGTAACTGGGAATTCTTCCCACTCTTTAAGAAATCATGTTTTCATTTAATTTTATGTTGTAAACATTGTTTAGTACATTATTCCAAACACACTTTCATTTATAGCAACATGAATGGCTTTTTATACTCATCCCAGAAACCTGATTGGCAGTCCTTTTGTTTCTTTGGCTATGATGCATCTTTCTGAATTGGCGTGAAGTAAGTTGAAGTACTGAATTGACTTTAAGTAAGTTTGAGGGAGAGATTAAGTACTTTGTGGGATTCTAATGATGTAGTGTAATTTATTGAGAACTCTTTGTCCTGGTGAAAGTTCAGTATGTGAAATATTGAAGGGTTTTTGAGTCCAAGAAGTAAAATGGTGTAACTCATAGCCAAACGCTAGTCATTGATCCTTATCATTTTTATTATACAGGAATAGGTATTTTAAAATAATATGAGCTGTGATATGTTTTTAAGAAGTAATTTTGTTAATTCTGTTGATTTCTTAATTTCATGTTTCAATTGATTAGTGTGACTTGATTATAACATTGACAGACACTTGTTGCAGTTTTATATAGTAATATAAGTACATTTTAAGCCATGTAAGACAGCTCTTCAGGTTCTGTCCACGATGTAATCTTTGTTAAAGATACCTCTGTATATCATACACTTGTCAGAGAAAGATATCACTCCCGTTTAGACAATGCTGTTCAATGTATTTAGTCATTTATCTGTCTTTTAATCATCTATAATTGTGAAAATGGGTATATGTACTGTTACACTATTGTCATTCCACATGACCTCCATGTTTATGATCTGTTTGTTGAGCTCATTCCAAGACTGAATCACAATCTCTGATTTATATTGGCTTTTTGTTGTATTGTGGTTAGTCATCGTAGAGGTAAAAGACTAACTTTCTGCTTGTTGTTTAGTATCACTATTTACGTTGTAATCTTAACCGAGGTGGAGAGTAGCCCTTTGTACAAGGACAGGGAAACGGCAGATCTTggtaatttatttatatatatgtgGATGCCATCATCACTGATTTGGAGACTTGCACTATTCAACATGAGATCATGGAAATGGTAAATCAAGATGGGAAAACTCCCAGCTATCATGTAAGTGGACAGATTACAAAAAAGCACTGAGCAAATTATAAAGAATATAATCGCTCAAATGATGTTTGGATTGGAAAAATATTTCCTTGTCCTTTCCCCCTCCCAGACATATCATAATGTTCGTTTTAATTAGTCAAATGAAAACGACTTGTGAAGGACTGTTACTGTAATGTTTATTTTTGTCTGCCCTCAAGTTGATTTGACTCTACTTCATTGCAGCCATTGTAATCTAAGTAATTTTGCCAATACTGTGAAAAGGTTTCAGTTGTGTAACAGCTGTAATTTGGATTTTTGAGTTACATTGTGGCTTCATGACCAAATGCATTGTTCTGGCtaagcttttatttttttgacaATCCACTAAAGATACTTTTTTACTTTTTGGATACTTTTTGTGAAAATAATTATCACTTTACTGTTGTGTCAAATATGCACTCCCATCTTTTTGAGTCAATGtagatgtttttatttttcaacaggactagATATTCGTGAATGTTACACAATATTACCATATTTCAGTCTTCATCTGTCATGCTAATAAAATTACAACAAATAGTTGTGCTCTTTTTCTAATAATTCAGTATCTTCCATCGATGTGGACAGCTGCAACATTCGTGGCATGTAAATCccgatttttatttaactaggcaagtcagttaagaaattccgatttacaatgacggcctaccggggaacagttggttaactgccttgttcaggcgcagaacgacagattttgaccttgtcagctcggggattcgatacaGCAATTTTTCGGTTACGGGCCCAACGCTTTTCGGTTACCGCCCCAGTTAGTCTTGCGATACTTTATTAATTTGAGCCAAAGCCTGTCACtcattcaatcaatccttatcatAATTCGTTTTTAATGCATCTTGCAGGAAGAATCTCAGGACTTTCATCTCATCAGGAATCTCAAGGAATATTAGTCAGGCATTGAGTATGCACACCTAAAATATGCGTAATAAAGGTCCTAAAACCCACAGAGTGCCCACTGCGCATGTGTTCTCAAAGTTGCTGTTGCAGAAAGCAAATACCAGAAATAAGGCATCGGTGAGCTAACAACATAACCAAAATATCTATGTTCGATCATCTCGCTAAAATGACGTTTTCGCAAATGCCTTTCTCTTGACTTCGCGGGGAGTAAGTATTTAGCGTATTATTTGTTTTTGGTGTTTCCTTTAGCAAAAGTGTTACTTCagtagctggctaacgttagctagttagcctaGCTGATCGCTAGCAGTACAAAGAAGTGTTCAATGCTTTGTGGTGCTATGACTCGAGGTATTTAACACTAGCTTGTTAGCATTCATCATTGGCTTGCTTCTTTATTAACCGGTTAACTTAGGCTACAGTTACACGAGAAGGTAGCTAGTTAAGTAACGTTACAGATTTAGAACTACAATTCCAGGGTTAtattatacatttgaaaaaatatatactttttggCACGCAAATATTGTCAGTACAGtagctaagtagctagctagtgttcatttacattttgaatggtctATTGACTACTAGACAATGCTGCTCAAAGATGACACCAGCTAGATAATATTTAAGAATTCTTTGTTCATAACTAGCGAGCTAGTTATATGCATGTCCTGGTATTCTAGATCAGAGAAGCCCTACCTAGGCTACAACCACGTTGAATGACTAGTGTTATTGATATTTACGCAATGATGCAGTAACATTTCTGGTAGACCCAGTCATCTGACTGAATATATTTATTGTAACTAGTAGCTAACTACATGCCCATAATTTTCAAGAACTGGTCAGCTGGATACACTAACCAGCTACAGTGTAAGACGTATCATGCTTGAGTCATTGGGACTTCTGAATTCTGTCACATTTAGCTTCGGAACTGAAAAGGGTTCTGGGTGACAAGGCACCATTACATACATAACACAAAGCTGTTCTGCATTGCTTAGTATTGTAAACTATTGACACACATacctaaatggtaccctattccctatatagtgtacttcttttgaccagagccctatagagtgGTGAGGAGTTTATTGTGTTCGGAAGGAAATTCACCATTCATTTTCTGTATTCAGGGTTCACTCAAACATCCTTTTGAGTTTTGTTCTACTGTTGACAGTTACAGCTGATTTTGAGATTGTATATCGACTTGCTCCTTAAATATAAGTCATCTGACTTATTCTTTTCAGTCTGAATTGTTTAATCAAACTTTTCGCAGCCGGTTCCTTATATCAGGGCATAAAAACTACTATCTGTTTCCTGAATTAGCCTAGTGTGCATGTGCGCCCAGCTGGTACACATGCACACTACTGTTGGCCCAAGCTCGTTTTCCCTGGCTAAACTAGCTGGCTAACTGAATGCTAGTTTTAAAATACTGCACCCTTAATTGTGATTCTAACAGCACAGCCAgatatgtacagtactgtatccTTTTTTTCAACTGACTATTGTAGTTGTTGATTAAAGACTTTATTAATATAATGAGCTATCCAGAAACGTCATGAGGTAATTGGCACAGGAAAATATCAGCTCTACAGATCACAATGACTATAATGAATGGCTAAATTACTTCCGGACACTAATGGTCTTTGGAGTGCCTCTTCCTCGTCAccaccctatgggccttggtcaaagtagtacactatatagggaatttggtgtaatttgggatgcacacacagAGATTGGTGAAGGCAGCTGGAGGCTCTCTAGCCGGTAGCCATCATGCAGTCTGTCCTGCTGTGCCCTGAGAAAGGAGAAAAGGCGTCTCCATATTAAGCCCGCTGCTATCTCTGTCTAGCTGCAGGCAGTGTGTTTGCTGTTGAAGGCTGGGGTGCAAATGCCTGCTGACTACTGACTGCCATTTTAGAACGGTCACATAATGTACAGTAAATAAATAGCCTCATGGCTGAGTCATTTTACATGGTCAATGTGGTGTTTGActgctgatgtgtgtgtctctctcagcaTGGTGAGGAGAGCGTTTCCCATGTTGCATTAGTGGAAGTGTGACATGCTGGCCTGTCTGCCAGCATCATCAGGTGAACCTACCCCCCGATTTCTCTCCCACACGCAGATGAACACTGGACTTCAGCAATGTAAGTGTTTTTATTTGATATAATTGAGTACTATAATATCAGAGAAATCAGTTTCCTCTTCATATTTCTACTTAATGAGTTGTATATCTGTTCCAGTCATTAGTTGAATGAATTAACTTTGGTTAGGCTAAAATGTAttgttccctccctctatccttgtTCCCATCCTAGGGGATACTACACAGAAGATGAAATCTGCCAACTATCCAACCCCAGCAGAATTGGATGCCTTTGCTAAGAAAGTCGCCAACAATCCTCTGACCATAAAGATCTTCCCCAACAGTGTCAAAGTACCACAGAGGAAGCACATCCGCCGCACTGTGAACGGGTTGGACACATCCAGCTCCAGCCAGCGCCAGAGTTCTTACCCGTCTCAAGTCAGCAGCACTAGAGCGGGCCTCCTGGCCGTCCTCCGCACTTCGCCTGGCAAAGGCGTCCTCACAGACACGGACAGCAGCCGAGCCCATCTGCTTCCCAAACCATCCATGAACCTCCACAGCGGGCCATACGTTGCTCAGAGCACTTTAAACCTCCCCCAGCCTGTCCCCCACCTCCAGGGCATGTCTCAAACCCAGCCCCAGGCATTGGCACAGAAACAGGGCCATCCACAGCATGCTGTGCAGCACAACATGGCTCACCCCATGACTTCACAGCCACCGAATATGCCGCAAACTTTACAGCAACAGAACATGGCCCACCCTCAAACTTTACAGCTGCAACAAAGCTTGTCCCAGCTGCAAACGGTACAGCAGAATCTGGCGCACCCGCAGAATGTCCAGCGGCAGCAGAGTTTGCCTCACACGCAGACTttgcaacaacagcagcaacaacagcagcataTTCTTCATCCTCCGACTCTGCAGCACCAGACTCTTCCCCACCAACAAGCTTTACTACAGCAGGCTCGGGCTCAAGGTCTCCGGCACCTGCCTGACGTAGCCCAGGCCCAGCCTCCACCTAGTCTGCAACTTTCCCAGGGCCTGCAGCACCCCCACTGCCTGCCCCTGTCACAGCCTCTCCCCCAGGGCCTGCGACACCTGTCTGATGTGGCCCAGGCCCAGCAACCCAGTCTGCAACATTCCCAGGGCCTCCCCCCATCTCAGCCTCTCCCCCAGGCCTCCAGTGCTGGCCCTGGCTCCCCCTCTGCTTCCATTGCCCTGCAACCCCAGCCATGCCCCCCCTATGGCCCCAGGAAGCTGCCAGATGCAGACGCTCCACCAAACGTAACCGTATCTACCTCCACCATCCCACTGTCCATGGCGGCCGGCCTGCACCACAACCGGCCGGGCACCGACCTGAGCAGCATCGTGCACCAGATCAACCAGTTCTGCCAGGCTCGGGCTGGACTCGGCGCCACCTCGGTGTGCGAGGGCCAGATCGCCAACCCCAGTCCCATCAGCCGTAACCTCCTCATCAATGCCAGTTCCAGGGTCAACACACCCCACAACTTTGGCCTCCTTCCCTCGTCCCTGCTGGGCCACACAGAGAAAGCCCCTGGAGGGTCCCAGGGCCCTGCTGGTGCTAATGGCCTACAGCCCAACATGGCTGTCATGAATCGGATGCCACCTACTTTCCACACTGACACGAAGCAGCAGTTACAGCAGCAGCAGTTACAGCAGCAGCAGTTACAGCAGCAGCAATTACAGCAGCAGCAATTACAGCAGCAGCAATTACAGCAGCAGCAATTACAACAGGCTCACCAGCATCAACATCAGTTACAGCAGCTCCAACAGGTTcaccagcagcagcaacaacatcaTCAGTTACAGCAGCAACATCAGCTCCAACAGCAGCAAATCCAACAGCAGCGCTCCTGGAACCAGCACCAGCTGGCTCACATGCAGCATCTGCCTGATGGAGCCCAACCTTGCAAAAACCCCAGGAGGGAAGCCCCCTCTGGGCCTGGCTTCCCTGCCAAGACCCACAATTACCCCCAAAAGCTGTTGGCCCCGCAGCCACAATCTTTCCCCATTAAACACCCATCAGACAAGACAACCCCCTCGCCACCCGTCACCGGCCCAGCGGGCGGCACCATGCCAAGCTACACCAACGGGCGTTACTTGCAGGTTCCATGGGGCAGTGTCCTACAAGCAGCCAAAAGTGACGGTCTAGGCCCACAGGATTTGCCCATGGCCTTCCAGGGGGGCCCGGCAGGGGCCTCCATAGACTGCAGCACACCAGGATCACAGTACCGACCTGGAGCCAGACCCGGGGTCCCAGACCTGGGTCAGACCAAGCTGATGCAGCAGAATGTGTCTGATTACCTGTCTGGGGATTTCCAGGCGTTCCAGCAGAACCCAGGCGCCATGGGGAAGATGCACAGGCCCCCCATGAGTAGAGCTccagcccagagcccagagcTAGGTAACAGTAGAAATATCCATGCTCACCACCCAggctatagatagatagatatctctCTTCACCTCACCAGTCGTGTGTTATGGTTGGTGAATGATTCAAGGTTACAATCAGGTGTAAACATGTAGATATCTTGCAAGTGATCAATTGAATGTTCTCCCTAGTCGGTTGCTCCTGCTCTCAGTGTTCAATCGCTGACTTATCTAGTTTTTTTTTAATGCGTCCTCGGCCCTTTAAAATGGTATCTGTTAAACCTTAGTGCCAGATGAGAGGTTTTATATTGTTATTCTGGTGATGAGGAATACTTACTCATACCACAACATCGACATCTGCTGATTGTAGTATTTTCTGGGATACGCTATTGTGATCTAGGACTAGTTAGAGAACATAGTAGGTCTACTTCCTTTCCACATAATAAGTGCCAGTTATGCCCAGGTTGTCATGGAACCAACCACTCCCTTTTACAGTGGCTGAAAATGGGGTTTTCTTTCCTGTCctatgtttacatttacaattatGCATCTAAAAAAATCCATATAGACATGATGGAGGATACATGCTTTTTAATGCCCCAATGGGACTAATTTGCTGAAGGGGTATTTGTGTATGCTAATATGAATCAGGTCAATGTCTAAGAGTATATTCTTACTTCAATCTCTCCCGATATACAGTAAGGTAATGCTACAGCCATTGTGTCCTGTCCTCTTGTGTATGGTAAGGCCTTAAGACGGAGTGCTTTTGAAGTCATTTTTAATGGTTTATTTTATCCCTACCGTGTGCTGTTACTTTAATTGTCTCTACTTGAATTTCACCGGTGATGTTTTCAGTATGAAGACTTGGAGAATCAAGATGTTATGCTAAACATTTACAAAAGGAACAAAAGCTCACTTCTGGAAAAACATGAAATGTCTTAGAATAATGTGAACCCTGTAGAATCAATCCCCTGATCTTGAAAGGGATTGTCTGTGTGCGCAAAGACCAAATTGATCACTTGCAAGTACAACTGAACATACCAGAGGGTTAATGTTATTTGCTACTTTGTTTCACCATTATACACTACTGTAAACAATTCCTTGTGGATCTTTGCCTGTCTGTGGGGGTTTTGGTAAGCTGAGGGGTATCCTACGAAGCAGGTTTGAGGAGTTAGAGAGGTAACTTTGATCAACTGAGTTCAACTCGGGTTAACCGGTCATATGAAAGTGGCTCACCtttttagccaggtaaatttctggcaacaaatccttcagaactaacctgctctgGGGAAGGCTAACTCCACTTAcactgaatgaaatgactgagcCACGAGTGGAGGACCAACAGAGTTAGATTTCCACCCTCTTGCAAAGATGGCGTCATGATCCCTT is a window from the Oncorhynchus mykiss isolate Arlee chromosome 24, USDA_OmykA_1.1, whole genome shotgun sequence genome containing:
- the LOC110503894 gene encoding flotillin-2, which gives rise to MGSCLTVGPNEAVVVSGACCGSDEKTYMVGGWAWAWWLITDIQRITLEIMTLQPKCEDVETAEGVAITVTGVAQIKVMTDHDLLAIACEQFLGKSVPEIKGVVLQTLEGHLRSILGTLTVEQIYQDRDKFAQLVREVAAPDVGRMGIEILSFTIKDVYDKVDYLSSLGKTQTAAVQRDADIGVAEAERDAGIREAECKKEMMDVKFLADTKMADSKRELELQKAAFNQEVNTKKAEAQLAYELQAAKEQQKIRLEEMEIEVVQRKKQITIEEKEIFRTEKELIAMVKRPAEAEAYKMQQLAEGQKMKKVLTAQAEAEKIRRIGEAEAGSIEAIGKAEAEKMRLKAEAYQQYGEAAKTALVLEALPKIAAKVAAPLARTNEIVILSGEGNHVTGEVNRLLAELPVSVNALTGIDLSKIPLLQRMTDAQA
- the LOC110503893 gene encoding protein FAM222B — protein: MLACLPASSGEPTPRFLSHTQMNTGLQQWDTTQKMKSANYPTPAELDAFAKKVANNPLTIKIFPNSVKVPQRKHIRRTVNGLDTSSSSQRQSSYPSQVSSTRAGLLAVLRTSPGKGVLTDTDSSRAHLLPKPSMNLHSGPYVAQSTLNLPQPVPHLQGMSQTQPQALAQKQGHPQHAVQHNMAHPMTSQPPNMPQTLQQQNMAHPQTLQLQQSLSQLQTVQQNLAHPQNVQRQQSLPHTQTLQQQQQQQQHILHPPTLQHQTLPHQQALLQQARAQGLRHLPDVAQAQPPPSLQLSQGLQHPHCLPLSQPLPQGLRHLSDVAQAQQPSLQHSQGLPPSQPLPQASSAGPGSPSASIALQPQPCPPYGPRKLPDADAPPNVTVSTSTIPLSMAAGLHHNRPGTDLSSIVHQINQFCQARAGLGATSVCEGQIANPSPISRNLLINASSRVNTPHNFGLLPSSLLGHTEKAPGGSQGPAGANGLQPNMAVMNRMPPTFHTDTKQQLQQQQLQQQQLQQQQLQQQQLQQQQLQQQQLQQAHQHQHQLQQLQQVHQQQQQHHQLQQQHQLQQQQIQQQRSWNQHQLAHMQHLPDGAQPCKNPRREAPSGPGFPAKTHNYPQKLLAPQPQSFPIKHPSDKTTPSPPVTGPAGGTMPSYTNGRYLQVPWGSVLQAAKSDGLGPQDLPMAFQGGPAGASIDCSTPGSQYRPGARPGVPDLGQTKLMQQNVSDYLSGDFQAFQQNPGAMGKMHRPPMSRAPAQSPELGNSRNIHAHHPGYR